A single region of the Candidatus Parcubacteria bacterium genome encodes:
- the secE gene encoding preprotein translocase subunit SecE — MSLASYLKETKGELKHMSWPTTSQIIAYTIAVIIISVFTALYLGFFDYLFSLALDKFILR; from the coding sequence ATGAGCCTCGCTTCATATCTCAAAGAAACCAAGGGAGAACTCAAGCACATGAGCTGGCCTACTACGAGCCAGATCATTGCTTACACCATCGCGGTCATCATCATCTCCGTCTTCACTGCACTCTATCTCGGCTTCTTCGACTACCTTTTCTCTCTCGCGCTCGATAAATTCATACTTCGTTAA
- the thyA gene encoding thymidylate synthase: MIKPYTERTPDTQYRDLLKFILDNGVRVKSQQGVDALTVIGPKPLHFKLENGFPMITERSIKGFWKGSIGEICAFINGAHTLEALESFGCKFWTPWGTPEKTAKRGLEVGDLGPGSYGAAFHDFPTQDGGTYNQVKNIVEQMIEFPHLRTHFISPWIPQHIIRGTGKQQKVVVAPCHGWIHLRIIDNKLTLHMIQRSADVPVGVPSNMVQYAALLMMLAHVTKTEPYEFVHSFSDAHIYVDQIPNVEELLKREPKALPTVTMINKKDDIFAYRAEDFEVSDYDPHPGMKDIPVAV; this comes from the coding sequence ATGATAAAGCCCTACACCGAGCGCACCCCGGATACCCAATATCGTGATCTCCTCAAATTCATCCTAGACAACGGCGTGAGAGTAAAGAGTCAGCAAGGCGTAGACGCGCTCACCGTGATCGGACCGAAGCCCCTCCACTTCAAGCTTGAAAACGGGTTCCCCATGATCACCGAGCGAAGCATCAAGGGGTTCTGGAAAGGCTCCATCGGCGAGATTTGTGCGTTCATCAACGGCGCACACACCCTCGAAGCACTCGAATCCTTTGGCTGCAAATTCTGGACACCCTGGGGTACGCCGGAAAAGACCGCAAAGCGCGGACTCGAGGTCGGCGACCTAGGTCCTGGTTCCTACGGCGCAGCTTTCCATGACTTCCCCACGCAAGACGGCGGCACCTATAACCAAGTGAAAAATATAGTGGAGCAGATGATTGAGTTCCCCCACCTGCGCACCCACTTCATCTCCCCCTGGATCCCTCAGCACATCATCCGCGGCACCGGTAAGCAGCAGAAGGTAGTGGTCGCCCCCTGCCACGGCTGGATTCACCTGCGCATCATCGACAACAAGCTAACCCTCCACATGATCCAGCGCTCTGCCGATGTGCCCGTAGGAGTCCCCTCCAACATGGTGCAGTATGCTGCGCTCCTCATGATGCTCGCTCATGTGACCAAGACAGAACCGTACGAGTTCGTACACAGCTTCTCAGACGCGCACATATATGTAGACCAGATTCCGAACGTGGAGGAACTCTTGAAGAGAGAGCCCAAAGCGCTCCCGACGGTCACCATGATTAACAAGAAGGATGACATCTTCGCGTATCGCGCTGAGGATTTTGAAGTTTCCGATTATGACCCGCATCCAGGAATGAAAGATATCCCAGTAGCCGTGTAG
- a CDS encoding serine hydroxymethyltransferase: MNKKDYSHIQKQDKAVFKAILGEEERERDGLELIPSENYVSKAVQEANGSVFTNKYSEGYPGRRYYGGQKYTDIVEKIAIERACKLFGAKYANVQTHSGAPANVAVYFALLQPGDTVLGMDLSHGGHLTHGHPVTAMAKIFRFVRYKMKDPETGEIDYEALRQTALKEKPKIILAGFSAYSRELDYAKFTKIAKEVGAISMMDAAHIAGLIAGKAVKNPFDYGFDIMTTTTHKTLRGPRGGLILTRENEEIAKAIDKSVFPGLQGGPHMHIVAAKAVCFGEALKPSFKKYTKQILKNAKAMEAVFRKHNVRMLGGGTSNHLLLVDVYGSLGVSGREAEVVLDEVGLTLNMNSIADDTRKPLDPSGIRFGTPAITTRGFKEKECAEVAEIMIEALKNRGNAKKKKELRAKVLKLCRRFPIPESF; encoded by the coding sequence ATGAATAAGAAAGACTATTCCCACATTCAGAAACAGGACAAGGCGGTATTCAAAGCAATTCTAGGAGAAGAAGAAAGGGAGCGAGACGGCCTCGAACTCATCCCTTCGGAGAACTACGTCTCCAAAGCCGTGCAGGAGGCGAATGGTTCCGTCTTCACTAACAAATACTCAGAAGGGTATCCTGGTCGCCGCTACTACGGCGGACAGAAATATACCGATATCGTCGAGAAGATCGCCATCGAACGAGCCTGCAAATTGTTCGGCGCGAAATATGCGAACGTGCAGACGCATTCTGGTGCTCCTGCGAACGTGGCGGTCTACTTCGCCCTCCTCCAGCCGGGCGACACTGTTCTCGGCATGGACCTCTCTCATGGAGGACACCTCACGCACGGTCACCCGGTGACGGCGATGGCTAAGATATTCCGCTTCGTCCGCTACAAGATGAAGGATCCGGAAACGGGCGAGATCGACTACGAAGCGCTGCGCCAGACGGCACTCAAGGAGAAGCCGAAGATAATCCTCGCAGGGTTCTCAGCGTATTCGCGCGAACTCGACTATGCGAAATTCACCAAGATCGCCAAGGAAGTGGGTGCGATCAGCATGATGGACGCGGCGCATATCGCCGGTCTCATCGCCGGTAAGGCCGTGAAGAATCCCTTCGACTACGGCTTCGACATCATGACCACGACCACCCACAAGACTCTCCGTGGGCCTCGCGGAGGACTCATCCTCACTCGCGAGAACGAAGAGATTGCCAAGGCGATCGATAAGTCGGTCTTCCCGGGACTCCAGGGTGGTCCGCACATGCATATCGTGGCGGCTAAGGCGGTCTGCTTCGGAGAGGCGCTAAAACCGTCCTTCAAAAAGTACACCAAGCAGATCCTCAAGAATGCCAAAGCCATGGAAGCGGTCTTCCGGAAGCACAATGTCCGGATGCTCGGTGGCGGCACCTCGAACCACCTCCTCCTTGTCGATGTCTACGGCTCTCTCGGTGTATCTGGCAGGGAAGCGGAGGTGGTGCTCGACGAAGTCGGGCTCACCCTCAATATGAATTCGATCGCGGATGATACCCGCAAGCCCTTGGATCCCTCCGGCATCCGCTTCGGCACCCCGGCTATCACCACTCGCGGATTCAAGGAGAAAGAGTGCGCCGAGGTGGCCGAGATTATGATCGAGGCTCTCAAGAACAGGGGGAATGCCAAGAAGAAAAAGGAGCTTCGCGCCAAGGTGCTGAAGCTTTGCCGACGGTTCCCTATACCGGAGAGCTTCTAG
- a CDS encoding HIT domain-containing protein, with translation MNFLFLENARVEEQKGVMHQILKDGVCPFCADHLETYHKKPIHAEGKYWILTENQWPYDDTKNHLLAITKEHVESLSDLDPQAGAELFDLFRKAMKEFSIDGGTLAMRFGTIARPASTVRHLHAHLIEPDSSKPDHKGVKFAVSKPSQKSPEAA, from the coding sequence ATGAATTTCTTATTTTTGGAGAACGCTCGGGTTGAGGAGCAAAAGGGCGTTATGCATCAGATTTTAAAAGATGGTGTTTGTCCTTTTTGCGCTGATCATTTAGAAACTTACCACAAGAAACCCATACACGCGGAGGGAAAGTATTGGATTCTTACTGAGAACCAGTGGCCTTACGACGATACGAAGAATCACCTGCTTGCCATCACTAAAGAGCACGTAGAGTCTTTGAGTGATTTAGATCCTCAAGCGGGAGCTGAGCTTTTCGATTTATTTAGAAAAGCTATGAAGGAATTTTCAATTGACGGGGGCACTTTAGCGATGCGTTTCGGCACCATAGCAAGGCCAGCTAGTACAGTGAGGCATTTGCACGCCCACTTGATTGAGCCAGATTCTTCGAAGCCAGATCACAAGGGGGTTAAGTTTGCAGTAAGTAAACCATCCCAAAAATCTCCGGAAGCTGCCTAA
- the dut gene encoding dUTP diphosphatase, which yields MTVVLKIRRLSEEVKMPTYAYPGDAAFDLCASEDISLAPGEYRGIPTGLAMEIPEGYVGLVWDKSGVAIRNGLKTLGGVVDCGYRGEVLAGIVNLSGETRVFKKGEKVAQMIIQKKETVVLEEAESLSDSVRAERGFGSSGK from the coding sequence ATGACTGTGGTGCTGAAGATCCGTCGTCTCTCTGAGGAGGTTAAGATGCCGACCTACGCATATCCGGGCGACGCGGCGTTCGACCTCTGTGCGTCCGAAGATATCTCGCTTGCTCCTGGCGAGTACCGAGGCATACCGACCGGCCTTGCGATGGAAATCCCGGAAGGCTATGTTGGTTTGGTCTGGGATAAGAGCGGAGTCGCCATCAGGAACGGCCTCAAGACGCTCGGCGGGGTCGTGGACTGCGGCTACCGGGGAGAAGTGCTGGCAGGCATCGTCAATCTCTCTGGCGAAACGCGTGTTTTCAAGAAGGGTGAGAAGGTCGCGCAGATGATCATTCAGAAGAAGGAGACCGTCGTGCTTGAGGAGGCAGAGAGCCTCTCTGATTCTGTCCGTGCGGAGAGGGGTTTCGGAAGCTCGGGGAAATAA
- the argS gene encoding arginine--tRNA ligase: protein MQEILRKAIAEASGSRGDFLVAPLEDLSRGDYYTNAALVLAKVEGKDPRVLAEELRTKLEGLGIEGVESIEAAGPGFLNFRLKRSFFSGEIKKIAKAGKEFGKGEAYTGKKVIVEYTDPNPFKEIHIGHLMSNTIGESVARLHEWSGADLKRACYQGDVGLQIAKAIKGMMLLERPENASLQEQVAYLGRAYAAGSAAYEEGAAEEIKALNKKIYERSDEDVNQLYDWGRKASLDHFETIYKKLGTKFNLYFFESETGVFGRELVREFVGRGVFEESDGAVIYRGEKHGLHTRVFINSEGLPTYEAKELGLAKTKHDRFPYDLSVVLTGNEVNEYFKVLLSAMREVYPELAEKTKHIGHGMLRLTTGKMSSRTGNVISAESLIAEVTESVLARMTEFDGSPEEKEKTAEMVAIAAIKHTILRQAPGKDIIFDPAQALSLEGDSGPYLQYALVRTKTLLAKAAEVGETPTLENIPSEAADVERLLHRFPQILARSAADLAPQHVVTYITEVASAFNAFYAGTRVIGNPHVGYYLALTQAVGVVLENGLSVLGIPTPERM from the coding sequence ATGCAAGAGATACTACGAAAGGCGATAGCAGAAGCTTCCGGCTCGCGGGGCGATTTCCTCGTGGCGCCGCTTGAAGACCTCTCTCGTGGAGACTACTACACGAATGCCGCTTTGGTGCTCGCCAAGGTGGAGGGTAAGGATCCGCGTGTGCTCGCGGAGGAACTCCGAACGAAACTCGAAGGTCTCGGTATCGAGGGTGTGGAGTCTATAGAAGCTGCGGGTCCTGGATTCCTTAATTTCAGGCTGAAGAGAAGTTTTTTTAGTGGAGAGATCAAAAAGATTGCCAAAGCAGGGAAGGAGTTCGGTAAGGGGGAGGCTTACACAGGGAAGAAGGTAATCGTCGAGTACACCGACCCGAATCCTTTCAAGGAAATTCATATCGGGCATCTCATGTCTAATACCATCGGCGAGTCAGTAGCCCGTCTTCATGAATGGAGCGGTGCGGATCTCAAGCGTGCCTGCTACCAAGGAGATGTGGGTCTCCAGATCGCCAAGGCAATCAAGGGCATGATGCTGCTTGAGCGTCCTGAGAATGCTTCTCTGCAAGAGCAGGTGGCGTATCTTGGGCGAGCATACGCGGCAGGCAGCGCTGCCTACGAGGAGGGTGCGGCAGAGGAGATCAAGGCGCTTAACAAGAAGATATATGAACGTTCCGACGAAGACGTAAACCAGCTCTATGACTGGGGCAGGAAGGCGAGCTTGGATCATTTTGAGACGATATACAAGAAGCTCGGGACGAAGTTCAACCTGTATTTCTTCGAGAGTGAGACGGGTGTCTTCGGCAGGGAGTTGGTGAGGGAATTTGTGGGACGAGGTGTATTCGAGGAGAGCGATGGCGCGGTGATTTATCGTGGAGAGAAGCACGGTCTCCATACGCGCGTATTCATCAATTCCGAAGGCTTGCCTACGTATGAAGCAAAAGAGCTTGGTCTCGCCAAGACCAAGCATGACAGATTCCCCTATGACCTCTCGGTTGTGCTGACGGGTAACGAGGTTAATGAGTATTTCAAGGTACTGCTTTCCGCGATGCGAGAGGTGTATCCGGAGCTCGCGGAGAAGACCAAACATATCGGCCACGGCATGCTGCGCCTCACTACGGGCAAGATGTCCTCTCGTACGGGAAATGTCATCTCCGCTGAATCTCTCATCGCAGAGGTCACGGAATCGGTGCTCGCGCGAATGACTGAATTCGACGGCTCGCCCGAAGAGAAGGAGAAGACTGCTGAGATGGTGGCGATAGCGGCCATCAAGCACACCATTCTGCGTCAGGCACCTGGAAAGGACATTATCTTCGATCCCGCGCAAGCGCTTTCTCTCGAAGGAGATTCTGGACCATATCTCCAATATGCGCTCGTGCGTACCAAGACGCTTCTTGCTAAGGCAGCTGAAGTGGGGGAGACACCGACTCTTGAAAATATTCCGTCGGAAGCTGCGGACGTCGAGCGCCTGCTCCATCGATTTCCTCAGATACTCGCGCGCTCTGCGGCCGACCTCGCACCGCAACATGTGGTGACCTATATCACCGAAGTTGCTTCGGCCTTTAATGCGTTCTACGCCGGTACACGCGTTATTGGAAACCCGCACGTAGGCTACTATCTGGCGCTCACCCAAGCTGTTGGAGTGGTGCTTGAGAACGGACTCTCTGTTCTCGGTATCCCGACCCCAGAGAGAATGTAG
- a CDS encoding dihydrofolate reductase, with amino-acid sequence MTKPQISIVVAIGRNKAGSHVIGTENQLLWRLKDDLKRFKELTLGHPVIMGRKTFESILGTLGKPLPGRTNIVVTRDKDYSQEGVVVAHSLEEAIEKARAYDQEEIFIGGGTQIYQQALPFVDKLYLTEIDDEKEGDALFPPFEHLFTKKTFEEERVDPPSGLHYRWINLER; translated from the coding sequence ATGACAAAACCTCAAATAAGTATCGTGGTGGCTATAGGGAGGAATAAGGCAGGTAGCCACGTCATTGGTACAGAGAACCAGCTGCTTTGGCGGCTCAAAGACGATTTAAAACGCTTTAAGGAGCTCACCCTCGGGCACCCCGTGATCATGGGCAGGAAAACCTTTGAATCGATCCTGGGCACCCTCGGGAAACCTCTCCCCGGAAGGACGAATATCGTGGTAACCAGGGACAAAGACTATTCGCAGGAAGGAGTCGTGGTCGCCCACTCGCTGGAGGAAGCGATTGAGAAAGCCCGAGCGTACGACCAGGAAGAGATCTTCATCGGCGGCGGGACCCAGATATACCAGCAGGCACTTCCCTTCGTGGATAAGCTGTATCTCACGGAGATAGATGATGAAAAAGAGGGGGACGCTCTCTTCCCTCCTTTTGAACACCTCTTTACTAAAAAGACTTTCGAAGAGGAGCGCGTTGATCCGCCATCAGGCCTTCATTACCGCTGGATAAATCTTGAGAGATAA
- a CDS encoding SIMPL domain-containing protein (The SIMPL domain is named for its presence in mouse protein SIMPL (signalling molecule that associates with mouse pelle-like kinase). Bacterial member BP26, from Brucella, was shown to assemble into a channel-like structure, while YggE from E. coli has been associated with resistance to oxidative stress.), whose product MNSIFSDIDRNRAAKILLLMGILGAIFLAGLAWNEFRVAGFVGHDGMVQSTITVDGTGEVVTKPDIATITFSVVEDGTTVAAAQTKSAERMNRALALLKEKGVEDKDIKTVGYNINPKYEYQNCPPYTACPVRDPQVIGYQVSQNVEVKVRDIEKAGEVLSAVGSVGVQNISGLSFSVDDDEKFKAEAREKAIDDARAKAKVLASDLGVRLVRVVSFSESGYPMPYYAGGMYDKAVSVAAPQAANVQVPSGENKITSSVNITYEIR is encoded by the coding sequence ATGAATAGCATCTTCAGCGATATCGATCGCAATCGCGCAGCCAAGATCCTCCTGCTTATGGGTATCCTTGGTGCAATCTTCCTTGCTGGTCTCGCGTGGAATGAGTTCCGCGTAGCGGGCTTCGTAGGACATGACGGCATGGTGCAGAGCACCATCACCGTAGATGGAACGGGTGAGGTGGTCACTAAGCCAGACATCGCCACTATCACCTTCTCGGTTGTAGAAGACGGTACGACGGTGGCTGCTGCCCAGACCAAGTCTGCTGAGCGCATGAATAGAGCGCTCGCCTTGCTCAAAGAGAAGGGTGTAGAGGATAAGGATATAAAGACTGTCGGGTACAACATCAATCCTAAGTACGAATATCAGAATTGTCCTCCTTACACGGCCTGCCCTGTGCGTGACCCTCAGGTCATCGGATATCAGGTGAGCCAGAATGTAGAAGTGAAGGTTCGCGATATAGAGAAGGCAGGAGAGGTACTCTCTGCTGTCGGCTCCGTAGGGGTGCAGAATATCAGCGGCCTCTCTTTCTCCGTGGATGATGATGAGAAGTTCAAGGCAGAGGCGCGCGAGAAGGCTATCGACGACGCTCGTGCTAAAGCCAAGGTACTCGCTTCTGATCTCGGTGTGCGCCTCGTGCGCGTAGTGAGCTTCTCGGAGTCCGGCTACCCAATGCCGTACTATGCAGGCGGCATGTATGACAAGGCGGTGTCCGTAGCGGCTCCGCAGGCGGCTAACGTCCAGGTGCCCTCCGGCGAGAACAAGATCACATCCTCGGTGAACATCACCTACGAGATACGCTAG
- the nusG gene encoding transcription termination/antitermination protein NusG — translation MSKQVQDGERHWYVIHTYAGYENAVARNLKQRVESLGMEDKIFNVVVPTEKKIKVKGGKRVEEEEKIYPGYVLVDMVVTDDSWYVVRNTPRVTGFVGSGVNPVPLEGKEMEELFKRMNADTVKHTINLEPNDAIIISDGPFKDLEGKVAEVDEERGKVKVLVSMFGRETPVELDFLQVRKI, via the coding sequence ATGTCTAAGCAAGTCCAAGACGGCGAACGCCACTGGTACGTCATCCACACCTACGCAGGCTACGAGAATGCGGTCGCCCGCAACCTCAAGCAGCGCGTGGAGTCTTTGGGTATGGAGGACAAGATCTTCAACGTGGTCGTGCCGACCGAGAAGAAGATTAAGGTGAAGGGCGGCAAGCGCGTGGAGGAAGAGGAGAAGATCTACCCGGGTTACGTGCTCGTGGACATGGTGGTCACCGACGATTCCTGGTACGTGGTGCGTAACACTCCTCGCGTCACCGGCTTCGTGGGCTCTGGCGTGAACCCGGTCCCGCTCGAAGGCAAGGAGATGGAAGAGCTCTTCAAGCGCATGAACGCGGATACTGTGAAGCACACCATCAACCTCGAGCCGAATGATGCCATCATCATCTCCGATGGTCCCTTCAAGGATCTCGAAGGCAAGGTGGCGGAAGTGGACGAGGAGCGCGGTAAGGTCAAGGTGCTCGTCTCCATGTTCGGCCGCGAGACCCCGGTGGAACTCGACTTTTTGCAGGTTCGTAAGATTTAA
- the rplK gene encoding 50S ribosomal protein L11, which translates to MAKKVTKKLKLQIPAGKANPAPPVGPALGQAGINIGEFVTKFNEATKGMMGDIIPVEISVYEDRSYSFVLKTPPASNLLLKALGKESGSGKPNTSKIGSVTKAQLKEIAEKKMPDLNATDIEAAMKIIAGTARSMGIDVK; encoded by the coding sequence ATGGCTAAGAAAGTCACCAAGAAGCTCAAACTCCAGATTCCGGCAGGTAAAGCCAACCCGGCTCCTCCGGTCGGCCCTGCGCTCGGTCAGGCAGGCATCAACATTGGTGAATTCGTCACCAAGTTCAACGAGGCCACCAAGGGCATGATGGGGGACATCATCCCGGTAGAGATCTCCGTCTACGAGGATCGCTCCTACTCCTTCGTCCTCAAGACTCCTCCGGCTTCGAACCTCCTCCTCAAGGCGCTCGGCAAGGAATCCGGTTCCGGCAAGCCCAACACCAGCAAGATCGGCTCTGTCACCAAGGCACAGCTCAAGGAGATCGCTGAGAAGAAGATGCCGGATCTCAACGCTACCGACATCGAGGCCGCGATGAAGATCATCGCCGGCACTGCTCGATCGATGGGTATTGATGTGAAGTAG
- a CDS encoding deoxycytidylate deaminase, translated as METNSSFAVVAYVPVLHEGYRAFFERHKDAESLFLFGPEVIADFPVLAKEIRQLDPTLMAEAIRSLRVFERVEVLDKEGIERLVAEKTSLVVPDEDVTRTLVETHFKGNQVTFDSVFLRWDKHNSLKEKPVVPEERISREEFDRRIMEMLGKEAAKSSDIWRHVGAAITKDGKLLMRGHNRHVPSEHMPYVNGDPRSNFSKGDHIEMSTALHAEAGLIAEAARQGAALEGASMYLSVFPCPPCAKLVAYSGIKTLYCAGGYGVLDGEDVLKSQGVKIIFVE; from the coding sequence ATGGAAACAAATAGCTCTTTTGCGGTTGTTGCGTACGTACCGGTCCTTCATGAAGGGTATCGGGCTTTTTTCGAACGGCATAAGGACGCCGAGAGCCTTTTCCTTTTTGGTCCTGAAGTTATCGCCGATTTCCCGGTGCTCGCAAAAGAGATACGACAGCTTGATCCTACGCTCATGGCAGAAGCTATCCGCTCACTCCGTGTCTTTGAGAGAGTCGAGGTGCTCGACAAGGAGGGTATTGAGAGACTGGTTGCAGAGAAGACCTCGCTTGTGGTGCCCGATGAGGACGTGACCAGGACCCTGGTTGAAACTCATTTTAAAGGTAATCAGGTGACTTTCGATTCCGTGTTCCTGCGGTGGGATAAGCATAACTCTCTCAAGGAGAAGCCTGTTGTGCCGGAAGAAAGGATTTCCAGAGAGGAGTTCGATCGGCGCATCATGGAGATGCTAGGAAAGGAGGCGGCTAAGAGCTCTGACATCTGGCGACATGTGGGGGCAGCTATAACCAAAGACGGGAAACTGCTGATGCGGGGTCACAATCGCCATGTACCCTCGGAACACATGCCGTATGTGAACGGAGATCCGCGCAGTAATTTCTCTAAGGGTGATCACATCGAGATGTCGACTGCCCTTCATGCGGAAGCTGGCCTTATAGCCGAGGCCGCACGGCAGGGGGCAGCACTTGAGGGGGCGTCCATGTACCTTAGTGTTTTTCCTTGTCCGCCGTGTGCTAAGTTGGTGGCCTATTCCGGTATAAAAACTCTCTATTGTGCTGGGGGATACGGGGTACTCGATGGCGAGGATGTTTTGAAAAGCCAGGGGGTCAAGATTATTTTTGTGGAGTAA
- a CDS encoding adenylyltransferase/cytidyltransferase family protein translates to MAINAGIFGDGTNLADRYIPDQKKLKELAKHWKKLGLKIVLTSGTYDLFHVGHAEYLGKAKQYGDLLIVGVDSDLKVKKRKGPHRPVVPEEERIRILSHVRHVDVITLKRHDDDPNSLIKAISPDVLVVSKSTQHDKKDMLEKAKYCKKVVLLQPQASTSTSAKVRLLHTSGADRFAKELIPKLSSRVEQKLISGTNDLSKRIASDISQVIEEAMRSLDGNK, encoded by the coding sequence ATGGCAATCAATGCAGGCATCTTCGGGGACGGGACCAATTTGGCGGATCGTTATATTCCTGATCAGAAGAAGCTCAAGGAACTCGCCAAGCATTGGAAGAAACTCGGTTTAAAGATCGTGCTCACGTCTGGCACCTACGATCTCTTCCACGTGGGGCATGCGGAGTATCTGGGTAAGGCGAAGCAGTACGGAGATCTCCTCATCGTCGGCGTGGATAGCGACCTTAAGGTGAAGAAGCGGAAGGGGCCGCATCGTCCTGTGGTGCCGGAAGAAGAACGGATTCGCATCTTATCTCACGTACGTCACGTCGACGTGATCACTCTGAAGCGTCACGATGACGATCCGAATTCTCTGATCAAGGCAATATCTCCGGACGTGCTCGTGGTTTCGAAAAGCACCCAGCATGACAAGAAGGACATGCTTGAGAAAGCGAAGTACTGCAAAAAGGTAGTCTTGCTCCAGCCGCAGGCCTCTACCTCGACCAGCGCCAAAGTGAGGCTCCTCCATACGAGTGGTGCGGATCGCTTCGCTAAGGAGCTTATTCCCAAGCTCTCCTCTCGTGTCGAGCAGAAACTTATCAGTGGCACCAACGACCTATCCAAGCGCATCGCTTCCGATATCTCGCAGGTGATCGAGGAAGCCATGCGCTCACTTGATGGAAACAAATAG